GGCGTACGAGGATGACATCTATAATTTCGATACTGAAGCTTCGGACGAGCCAAAAAAGGACGAGGCTATTTCGGCTGATGATGCAGATGGCGCTGACACATCACTCAAGGACGATGCCCCGGAAGGCGGCCCCTCCGAGACTGTGTCAGAGGAACCAGCAAAGCCGGCAGACAAAACCTGACGCTAGGTGTTGAAGGCCCTTTGTGCTGACAATCGGACTTCTGCGCTGTTTCGCCGCTCGACAGAAGTTCGTATTCAGCTTATAGCCGCCCTATGGAACGGCGCATGAGCACACTCAGAATCTTGCGGCAAGAGCGCACACCACTGGTGGCTCTCACCGCGCTTGCGTTTGCATTCCGGCTGATCCTGATCACACTCGGCACTGCTCTCGCGCCCACCGCCTCGATTGCTGGTGACGGACTGACGCGCCTCTGCATCACCTCGGAGTTGGATCCGTCTTCTCAAGGTGCGCATGACCCTATAACCTGCACCTGCGCAACGAGCTGTCCGCATGGCTGTGCAGCTGGCCCATGCCTTACCCCGGCACAGATTGAACGCTTATCGGCCAATGATCCAACAGGCCTGAACACGCCTCATCGTGCCCAACACGCACCCCATCTTTCGATTGGCAAAAGCGGGCCAATCCGTGCACCGCCTGTTCTTCGTGTCTGACCCGAACCAAATCTTCAGAACACGAGGAATTCACAAATGAAACTCTGGACTTCCGTTGCAGCCGCAGCTGCTCTTTCGTTCGTCTCCATGACGGCCGTTGCCGCCGATTATTCCGCCGGTTCTCTTGAGCTGTCGAACGCCTGGACCCGGGCAACACCGCCGAAAGCCAAAGCAGGCGGCGGCTTTATCGAAATCGTCAACACAGGAACAGAGGCTGACCGCCTTGTCGCGGCAAACTCCGATGTCTCCAAGAAAGTCGAGCTGCATGAAATGGCCGTCACCGACGGCGTGATGAAAATGCGCGAGATGGAAAACGGCATTGAGATACCGGCAGGCGAAACTGTGT
This window of the Roseibium alexandrii DFL-11 genome carries:
- a CDS encoding copper chaperone PCu(A)C, which encodes MKLWTSVAAAAALSFVSMTAVAADYSAGSLELSNAWTRATPPKAKAGGGFIEIVNTGTEADRLVAANSDVSKKVELHEMAVTDGVMKMREMENGIEIPAGETVSLKPGGLHIMFMGLNESFEEGTSVPVVLTFEKAGDVAVELPVAKMGAKAMDHGKMDHSGHDHSKTN